One window of Lawsonibacter asaccharolyticus genomic DNA carries:
- a CDS encoding hydroxypyruvate reductase, with the protein MGKKIKNRSELLSHGHRHSRQTVLDITDAALEELDAYGRIRSFLKCEGNLLRIGDRCWDLDRKRNVYLIGAGKACNAMAMAVEDALGERLTDGIAVVKILEPGDRFVRTRVRIGGHPIPNQAGYEACLEILDLIDRAGPEDLFLCVMSGGSSALMSCPVDGISLEDEQKTTDILLKSGAGILEINAVRRHISRMNGGRMAQRIADRGAELIGFNISDSVSNPPTRDISIPWEHYYGTPMGPDQTTLQDALACIEKYNLHSRLPASVTRYLASCGPAGETPKAFPQNTYYQINTLPDSAAAAQRAAEQLGLRAVVLSTFIEGEAKDMGTLMASIAREIQAYHRPVPPPCALISVGESVTTISEDCVITGHGGPSQEMALSFAVSATKTRGACLLSIDTEGTDGTTVCAGGITDSDSLADMERAGVDIYGALRGHASFEALSAAGCVVMTGNTGTNLCDLNIMYVPVPEKEEEK; encoded by the coding sequence ATGGGCAAAAAAATAAAAAATCGCAGCGAGCTTCTTTCACACGGACACCGGCATTCCCGGCAGACAGTTCTTGATATTACTGACGCCGCGCTGGAAGAACTGGATGCCTACGGGCGGATTCGCTCCTTTTTAAAATGTGAGGGAAATCTGCTGAGGATTGGAGATCGCTGTTGGGATCTGGACCGCAAGCGAAACGTCTATCTCATCGGTGCGGGAAAGGCGTGCAACGCCATGGCCATGGCGGTGGAGGATGCGCTGGGCGAGCGCCTGACCGATGGGATCGCGGTGGTCAAAATTCTGGAGCCCGGGGACCGGTTTGTGCGTACCAGGGTTCGGATTGGCGGACATCCGATTCCCAACCAGGCCGGCTACGAGGCCTGCCTGGAGATTTTGGACCTCATTGACCGGGCTGGACCGGAGGATCTATTCCTGTGCGTGATGAGTGGAGGCTCATCGGCACTGATGAGCTGTCCGGTGGACGGAATTTCCCTAGAGGATGAGCAAAAGACCACGGATATTCTGCTGAAATCCGGCGCTGGAATCCTGGAGATCAACGCGGTGCGCCGCCACATCTCCCGCATGAACGGAGGCAGGATGGCCCAGCGGATTGCGGACCGGGGAGCGGAACTCATCGGCTTCAACATCAGCGATTCCGTGTCCAATCCGCCCACCAGGGACATTTCCATACCTTGGGAGCACTACTACGGCACGCCCATGGGCCCGGACCAGACCACCCTTCAGGACGCTCTGGCCTGCATCGAAAAGTACAATCTCCACAGCCGCCTGCCGGCGTCCGTAACCCGGTATCTCGCCTCCTGTGGCCCTGCCGGCGAGACACCCAAGGCCTTTCCCCAAAATACATACTATCAAATCAACACCTTGCCGGACAGCGCTGCGGCCGCACAGCGCGCAGCGGAACAGCTGGGCCTGCGCGCGGTGGTGCTCTCTACCTTCATCGAGGGAGAGGCCAAGGATATGGGGACGCTCATGGCCTCCATCGCCAGAGAAATACAGGCCTATCACCGCCCGGTGCCGCCCCCCTGCGCCCTCATATCCGTAGGGGAGTCGGTCACCACCATTTCGGAGGACTGTGTTATTACCGGGCACGGCGGACCGTCCCAGGAGATGGCGCTCAGCTTTGCGGTGTCCGCCACAAAAACCAGGGGTGCCTGTCTGCTCTCCATTGATACCGAGGGGACGGACGGCACCACCGTATGCGCGGGCGGCATCACCGATTCCGACAGCCTAGCGGATATGGAGAGAGCCGGCGTGGACATCTACGGCGCTCTGCGGGGGCATGCCAGCTTTGAGGCGCTCTCCGCTGCGGGCTGCGTAGTCATGACCGGTAATACCGGCACCAACCTGTGTGATCTGAATATTATGTATGTACCCGTTCCAGAGAAGGAAGAGGAGAAATGA